From the genome of Amycolatopsis sp. NBC_01488, one region includes:
- a CDS encoding ferredoxin reductase, whose protein sequence is MAEVGMRPPASPLRRRALRALRWLFTPLRPDDYLELINPLWSTRELRGRVERVEPERGGAATVLIRPGFDWVGHRPGQYVRLGVVIDGVHHWRAYSLTSSPDRPDGLISVTPKKVDGGVVSPFLVERVHPGEVVRLGEVEGSFTLPDRLDRGLLFVTAGSGITPVMSMLRHLAPGPGLRDVVHVHSARDADGVTFGEELAALAEQHEGFRLELRITSEDGRFTPAGLDALCPDWREREAYACGPGELLDALQSHWKRHGDVDRLHHERFQPIVGGEDAEGAGGTVRFAHRNLDADCPPGTPILVAGENAGVEMPFGCRVGVCHTCVLPIREGRIRDLRTNVVSEKHHEIVRTCVHGAEGRVTVEL, encoded by the coding sequence ATGGCCGAAGTGGGGATGCGCCCGCCGGCGTCGCCGTTGCGGCGCCGGGCGTTGCGGGCGCTGCGCTGGCTGTTCACCCCGCTGCGCCCGGACGACTACCTCGAGCTGATCAACCCGCTGTGGTCGACCCGGGAGCTGCGCGGGCGCGTCGAACGCGTCGAACCCGAACGCGGCGGCGCGGCCACCGTCCTGATCCGGCCGGGGTTCGACTGGGTCGGGCACCGGCCAGGGCAGTACGTGCGGCTGGGCGTGGTCATCGACGGCGTCCACCACTGGCGCGCGTACTCGCTGACCTCCAGCCCCGACCGCCCGGACGGCCTGATTTCGGTCACCCCGAAGAAGGTCGACGGCGGGGTCGTCTCGCCGTTCCTGGTCGAGCGCGTCCACCCCGGCGAGGTCGTGCGGCTCGGCGAGGTCGAAGGCTCCTTCACCCTGCCGGACCGGCTCGACCGCGGCCTGCTGTTCGTCACCGCGGGCAGCGGCATCACGCCGGTGATGAGCATGCTGCGCCACCTCGCGCCGGGCCCGGGCCTGCGCGACGTCGTGCACGTCCATTCGGCGCGGGACGCCGACGGGGTCACCTTCGGCGAGGAGCTGGCCGCGCTGGCAGAACAGCACGAGGGCTTCCGCCTCGAGCTGCGCATCACGAGCGAGGACGGCCGGTTCACGCCCGCCGGCCTGGACGCCCTGTGCCCGGACTGGCGCGAGCGCGAGGCCTACGCCTGCGGGCCCGGCGAGCTGCTCGACGCGCTGCAGTCGCACTGGAAGCGCCACGGCGACGTCGACCGGCTGCACCACGAGCGGTTCCAGCCGATCGTCGGCGGCGAGGACGCCGAAGGAGCCGGCGGCACAGTGCGGTTCGCGCACCGCAACCTCGACGCGGACTGCCCGCCCGGCACCCCGATCCTCGTCGCGGGCGAGAACGCGGGCGTCGAGATGCCCTTCGGCTGCCGCGTCGGGGTCTGCCACACGTGCGTGCTGCCGATCCGGGAGGGCCGGATCCGGGACCTGCGCACCAACGTCGTCAGCGAAAAGCACCACGAGATCGTGCGCACCTGCGTGCACGGCGCCGAAGGCCGCGTGACGGTCGAACTCTGA
- a CDS encoding fatty acid desaturase family protein: MTSTTHPFAHLSADQLAELAREFDAIHDQVRADLGERDRRYIKGVIRLHRQIAVAGRALLLGSRSKVAWTAGTGCLAIAKILENMEIGHNVLHGQWDWMNDPAIHSSTWDWDTASTATAWKHSHNYIHHTYTNIRGKDKDLGYEIMRIDPHQKWHPAYLAQPLYNLLLMAFFEWGVAVHDLDVEAIRAGEKPLKDVWHDIKGISGKARDQILKDYVGWPLVSALAATAVGRLVNREPRSRARVLADRARGRGRRGALRAQLAAARAEGGGTFAATFRADFTANIIRNLWAHSIIFCGHFPDQTYTFSQEEVRDETRGGWYVRQLVGAANITGSPLFHLMSGNLGYQVEHHLFPDMPSSRYAEIAPQVRDICRRYGLPYNTGPLSRQLGTVHRTILRLAFPGGKVRPKPGPYQGDEVKRAA; the protein is encoded by the coding sequence ATGACCTCCACCACCCACCCGTTCGCCCACCTGAGCGCGGACCAGCTCGCCGAGCTCGCCCGCGAGTTCGACGCCATCCACGACCAGGTGCGCGCCGACCTCGGCGAACGCGACCGCCGCTACATCAAGGGCGTCATCCGGCTGCACCGGCAGATCGCGGTGGCCGGCCGGGCGCTGCTGCTCGGCTCCCGGTCGAAGGTGGCCTGGACGGCGGGCACCGGCTGCCTGGCGATCGCGAAGATCCTCGAGAACATGGAGATCGGGCACAACGTCCTGCACGGCCAGTGGGACTGGATGAACGACCCCGCCATCCATTCGTCCACATGGGACTGGGACACCGCTTCGACCGCGACGGCGTGGAAGCACTCGCACAACTACATCCACCACACGTACACGAACATCCGCGGCAAGGACAAGGATCTCGGCTACGAGATCATGCGCATCGACCCGCACCAGAAGTGGCACCCGGCGTACCTGGCCCAGCCGCTGTACAACCTGCTGCTGATGGCGTTCTTCGAGTGGGGCGTCGCAGTGCACGACCTCGACGTCGAAGCCATCCGCGCCGGTGAGAAGCCGCTGAAGGACGTGTGGCACGACATCAAGGGCATCTCCGGCAAGGCCCGCGACCAGATCCTCAAGGACTACGTCGGCTGGCCGCTCGTGAGCGCCCTCGCCGCGACCGCCGTCGGCCGGCTGGTGAACCGCGAACCGAGGTCCCGCGCCCGGGTGCTTGCGGACCGCGCCCGCGGCCGCGGTCGAAGGGGCGCGCTGCGGGCCCAGCTGGCCGCGGCCCGCGCGGAGGGCGGCGGCACGTTCGCCGCGACGTTCCGGGCCGACTTCACCGCGAACATCATCCGCAACCTGTGGGCGCACTCGATCATCTTCTGCGGCCACTTCCCCGACCAGACCTACACGTTCAGCCAGGAGGAGGTCCGCGACGAGACCCGCGGCGGCTGGTACGTCCGCCAGCTCGTCGGCGCGGCGAACATCACCGGCTCCCCGCTGTTCCACCTGATGAGCGGCAACCTCGGCTACCAGGTCGAGCACCACCTGTTCCCGGACATGCCCAGCAGCCGCTACGCCGAGATCGCGCCCCAGGTCCGCGACATCTGCCGCCGCTACGGCCTGCCGTACAACACGGGACCGCTGTCCCGGCAGCTCGGCACGGTCCACCGCACGATCCTGCGGCTGGCGTTCCCCGGCGGGAAGGTCCGCCCGAAGCCCGGCCCGTACCAGGGCGACGAGGTGAAGCGAGCCGCCTGA
- a CDS encoding arabinofuranosidase catalytic domain-containing protein — translation MPRGRSLLVTVLLVLGTMLGLSGPSQAAGSLPCDIYGSAGTQCVAAHSTTRALYSAYSGNLYRVQRASDHAEADIGLLAAGGYANAAAQDSFCAGTTCTITVIYDQSPRHNDLTVEGPGTAGGQDVAAVATALPVTAGGHQVYGVYVSPGTGYRHYVGAGVAVNGQPEGMYMVASGTHVNGGCCFDYGNVEAQIADTGNGHMDAVNLGTTCYFPPCTGIGPWVAGDLENGLFQGNRSNTANRGNATPFVTALLKNNGQTTFALKGGNSQSGGLTTWYNGTLPAGGYTPMHQEGSIVLGTGGDNSNASIGSFFEGVMTAGYPSDAADDAVQANVVSVGYAGGTGTPPYAATVSGPGGKCLDVSGDDTGGNGTAVQLWDCQANAADQHWAHNADSSLSTLGRCLDVTGNGTANGALLELWDCNGVGGQKWVQQADGSLRNPQSGRCLDAPNGATANGTRLQLWDCNTSAAQKFSVTGGGPITGPGGKCVDVAGDDHGVNGTAVQLWDCQSFAVDQHWFHTSGGALRTLGRCLDINGNGTANGTQVELWDCNGVGGQVWTQQADGSLRNPQSGRCLDSPSGATGNGTRLQIWDCNGSAAQRFALL, via the coding sequence GTGCCCCGCGGTCGAAGTCTCCTCGTCACGGTCCTGCTCGTCCTCGGGACGATGCTCGGCCTGAGCGGCCCCTCGCAGGCCGCCGGCTCCCTTCCGTGCGACATCTACGGCTCCGCCGGTACCCAGTGCGTCGCCGCGCACAGCACCACGCGCGCCCTGTACTCGGCCTACAGCGGCAATCTTTACCGCGTCCAGCGCGCTTCCGACCACGCCGAGGCGGACATCGGCCTGCTCGCCGCGGGCGGGTACGCCAACGCCGCCGCGCAGGACTCGTTCTGCGCCGGCACCACGTGCACCATCACGGTGATCTACGACCAGTCCCCGCGCCACAACGACCTCACCGTCGAAGGCCCGGGCACCGCGGGCGGGCAGGACGTCGCCGCCGTCGCGACCGCGCTGCCGGTCACCGCCGGCGGGCACCAGGTCTACGGCGTCTACGTCTCCCCCGGCACCGGGTACCGGCACTACGTCGGCGCCGGCGTCGCGGTCAACGGCCAGCCCGAAGGCATGTACATGGTCGCCAGCGGCACGCACGTCAACGGTGGCTGCTGCTTCGACTACGGCAACGTCGAAGCGCAGATCGCCGACACCGGCAACGGCCACATGGACGCGGTGAACCTCGGCACCACGTGCTACTTCCCGCCGTGCACCGGGATCGGCCCGTGGGTGGCGGGCGACCTGGAAAACGGGCTGTTCCAGGGCAATCGCTCCAACACCGCCAACCGCGGCAACGCCACGCCGTTCGTCACGGCGTTGCTGAAGAACAACGGCCAGACCACGTTCGCGCTCAAGGGCGGCAACTCGCAGAGCGGCGGCCTCACCACCTGGTACAACGGCACGCTGCCCGCGGGCGGCTACACGCCGATGCACCAGGAGGGCTCGATCGTGCTCGGCACCGGCGGCGACAACAGCAACGCGTCCATCGGGTCGTTCTTCGAGGGCGTGATGACGGCCGGTTACCCGTCCGACGCCGCGGACGACGCCGTCCAGGCCAACGTGGTCTCGGTCGGCTACGCGGGCGGCACCGGGACACCGCCTTACGCGGCCACGGTTTCCGGCCCCGGCGGCAAGTGCCTCGACGTCTCCGGCGACGACACCGGCGGCAACGGCACCGCCGTGCAGCTGTGGGACTGTCAGGCGAACGCGGCCGACCAGCACTGGGCGCACAACGCGGACTCGTCACTGTCCACTTTGGGCAGATGTCTCGACGTCACCGGCAACGGCACGGCGAACGGCGCGCTGCTGGAACTGTGGGACTGCAACGGCGTCGGCGGCCAGAAGTGGGTGCAGCAGGCCGACGGCTCGCTGCGCAACCCCCAGTCCGGCCGCTGCCTCGACGCGCCGAACGGCGCCACCGCCAACGGCACCCGCCTGCAGTTGTGGGACTGCAACACCTCCGCGGCGCAAAAGTTCTCGGTGACCGGCGGCGGCCCGATCACCGGCCCCGGCGGCAAGTGCGTCGACGTGGCCGGCGACGACCACGGCGTGAACGGGACCGCCGTGCAGCTGTGGGACTGCCAGTCGTTCGCCGTGGACCAGCACTGGTTCCACACCTCCGGCGGCGCGCTGCGCACGCTGGGCCGCTGCCTCGACATCAACGGCAACGGCACGGCGAACGGCACCCAGGTCGAACTGTGGGACTGCAACGGCGTCGGCGGCCAGGTGTGGACGCAGCAGGCGGACGGCTCACTGCGCAACCCGCAGTCCGGCCGCTGCCTCGACTCCCCCAGCGGCGCGACGGGCAACGGGACCCGGCTGCAGATCTGGGACTGCAACGGGTCGGCGGCCCAGCGGTTCGCCCTGCTCTGA
- a CDS encoding BTAD domain-containing putative transcriptional regulator, whose product MRFRILGTLEVRASGDRVALASPRQQRALATLLLNPNSVVPVERMIDALWEDEPPATAVKQVRNCVSALRSRLGETGGMIVTDGPGYRLQAGIDDLDSLRFRRHVTAARALAGQAKLVDAVEEIRGALALWRGPALDGLRTTTLTGRAAVLDEQRADAVELCAEWQLRLGETGEVVRELTQFCGEHPMREYSHLHLMRALAKEGRYAEASTLFHGLRRRLADELGVDPNPDLRRLHEQILAEAAPSAPAPAPVTETPPEHHQFDRAVAELAEAVTWQWRAEAELRSLHRPQPIVLRWSARPRPGTPARRGDFDDLAETFAALPVRQLVVLGDPGSGKSVLALMLTLELLRTRAPGSPVPVLLSLASWDPRRDHLDHWLASRLADNHPALLNAREYGPGAPTRLVLGGHVLPVLDGLDEMPTDLRAVALDALDQTMAVGRSLVLTCRSAEYEQVTREAGPVLSAATVVRLEPVARTEAIAYLSAREGTGQDRWLPVAERLRRDPDAPLARVLRTPLMVDLARIGYGRPGADPAELLGAEDAAALEGQLLDSFVPNAYARVPQPPGRNPKTSPSARYTAAEATRWLGFLARHLDQARSRDLAWWQLYRAVPAGTRSGLAGALIAVFFVIAGWVDDGPALAAIYGLSFGGAGYLTHRFGRPPEPLRTELRFAGAARKFAGRFAIGAVVGTLLGLGWSLVTGLVVFLALVFGLVFAVHVWLAKPVDASRVSSPQSILRNERTGAIALSVSFLVSLGLFDGMAFAFTAQTRFLPVLGGRYDLALAVAGGVAGAVFGFFMARGVAAVCYGVAGAVAGGQVFPAATNAVPPVAAGVCFGAGIGLAVLVTRAWGTYFVQHVWLAATGRLPWRLMHFLDDAHRRGVLRQAGGVYQFRHARVQERLAEIGHDEQQVP is encoded by the coding sequence ATGAGGTTCCGGATTCTCGGGACGCTGGAAGTGCGGGCGTCCGGGGATCGGGTCGCGCTGGCGAGCCCGCGTCAGCAGCGCGCGCTCGCCACCCTGCTGCTCAATCCGAACTCGGTCGTCCCGGTGGAGCGCATGATCGACGCGCTCTGGGAAGACGAACCGCCGGCGACGGCCGTGAAGCAGGTCCGCAACTGCGTGTCGGCGCTGCGAAGCCGGCTGGGCGAGACCGGCGGGATGATCGTCACCGACGGCCCCGGGTACCGCTTGCAGGCCGGCATCGACGATCTCGACTCGCTCCGGTTCCGCCGGCACGTCACGGCCGCGCGGGCACTCGCCGGGCAGGCGAAGCTCGTCGACGCCGTCGAGGAGATCCGCGGCGCGCTCGCGCTGTGGCGTGGCCCGGCGCTCGACGGGCTGCGGACGACCACCTTGACCGGCCGGGCCGCGGTGCTCGACGAACAGCGGGCCGACGCCGTGGAGCTCTGCGCCGAATGGCAGCTGCGGCTGGGCGAAACGGGCGAGGTCGTCCGCGAGCTGACCCAGTTCTGCGGCGAGCACCCGATGCGCGAGTACTCGCACCTGCACCTGATGCGCGCCCTCGCGAAAGAGGGCCGCTACGCCGAGGCCTCGACGCTCTTCCACGGCCTGCGCCGCCGGCTGGCCGACGAGCTCGGCGTCGATCCGAACCCCGACCTGCGGCGGCTGCACGAGCAGATCCTCGCGGAGGCCGCCCCGAGTGCTCCCGCCCCCGCTCCGGTGACCGAGACTCCGCCGGAGCACCACCAGTTCGACCGTGCGGTCGCCGAGCTGGCCGAAGCCGTCACGTGGCAGTGGCGCGCCGAAGCCGAGCTGCGCTCGTTGCACCGGCCGCAGCCGATCGTCCTGCGCTGGTCGGCGCGCCCGCGTCCGGGAACACCAGCGCGGCGGGGCGATTTCGACGATCTCGCGGAGACGTTCGCCGCGCTGCCCGTGCGGCAGCTGGTGGTGCTCGGCGACCCCGGCTCCGGCAAGTCGGTGCTCGCCCTGATGCTGACGCTGGAGCTGCTGCGCACCCGTGCCCCCGGTTCGCCGGTCCCGGTCCTGCTTTCGCTGGCCTCCTGGGACCCGCGGCGGGACCACCTCGACCACTGGCTGGCGAGCCGGCTCGCCGACAACCACCCGGCCCTGCTCAACGCGCGGGAATACGGGCCCGGCGCGCCGACGCGGCTCGTCCTCGGCGGCCACGTCCTCCCTGTCCTCGACGGCCTCGACGAGATGCCGACCGACCTGCGCGCCGTCGCGCTCGACGCACTGGACCAGACCATGGCCGTGGGCCGCTCGCTGGTGCTGACCTGCCGCTCGGCCGAGTACGAGCAGGTCACCCGCGAAGCCGGCCCGGTGCTGAGCGCCGCCACCGTCGTGCGGCTCGAACCCGTCGCCCGCACGGAGGCGATCGCCTACCTGTCCGCGCGGGAGGGCACCGGCCAGGACCGCTGGCTTCCCGTGGCCGAGCGGCTGCGCCGCGATCCGGACGCGCCGCTGGCCCGGGTGCTGCGGACGCCGTTGATGGTCGACCTCGCGCGGATCGGCTACGGCCGTCCCGGCGCGGATCCCGCGGAGCTGCTCGGCGCCGAAGACGCGGCCGCCCTCGAAGGGCAGCTGCTCGACTCGTTCGTCCCCAACGCTTACGCGCGGGTACCGCAGCCGCCGGGGCGCAACCCGAAGACCAGCCCGTCCGCGCGGTACACCGCGGCGGAGGCGACGCGCTGGCTGGGGTTCCTGGCCCGGCACCTCGACCAGGCCCGCAGCCGCGACCTGGCCTGGTGGCAGCTGTACCGGGCGGTGCCCGCCGGGACCCGGTCGGGCCTGGCCGGCGCGCTGATCGCGGTGTTCTTCGTCATCGCCGGCTGGGTCGACGACGGACCGGCGCTGGCCGCGATCTACGGCCTTTCGTTCGGGGGCGCCGGTTACCTGACCCACCGGTTCGGGCGCCCGCCGGAGCCGCTGCGCACCGAACTGCGCTTCGCCGGCGCCGCCCGGAAGTTCGCCGGCCGGTTCGCGATCGGCGCGGTCGTGGGGACCCTGCTCGGCCTGGGCTGGTCGCTGGTCACCGGCCTGGTCGTGTTCCTGGCGCTCGTGTTCGGCCTGGTGTTCGCGGTGCACGTGTGGCTCGCGAAGCCGGTGGACGCCAGCCGCGTGTCGAGCCCGCAGTCGATCCTGCGCAACGAACGGACCGGCGCGATCGCGTTGTCCGTGTCCTTCCTGGTATCGCTGGGCCTGTTCGACGGGATGGCGTTCGCGTTCACCGCGCAGACGCGGTTCCTGCCGGTGCTGGGCGGCCGGTACGACCTGGCGCTGGCCGTCGCCGGCGGGGTGGCGGGTGCGGTGTTCGGGTTCTTCATGGCCCGCGGTGTCGCCGCCGTGTGCTACGGCGTCGCGGGCGCGGTCGCCGGCGGCCAGGTGTTCCCGGCGGCGACGAACGCGGTGCCGCCGGTCGCGGCCGGCGTGTGCTTCGGCGCCGGCATCGGCCTGGCGGTGCTCGTGACGCGCGCCTGGGGCACCTACTTCGTCCAGCACGTCTGGCTCGCCGCGACCGGCCGCCTTCCCTGGCGGCTCATGCACTTCCTCGACGACGCCCACCGCCGCGGCGTCCTGCGCCAGGCCGGCGGCGTCTACCAGTTCCGCCACGCCCGCGTCCAGGAACGGCTGGCCGAGATCGGCCACGACGAGCAGCAGGTGCCATGA